A genome region from Setaria italica strain Yugu1 chromosome III, Setaria_italica_v2.0, whole genome shotgun sequence includes the following:
- the LOC101766620 gene encoding uncharacterized protein LOC101766620 codes for MMDPTRYWMLNSLSDQKEPLFTTAIAVGRGSSSSASYYESWEERAFAEDSAGPLGGCIWPPRSYTCSFCGREFRSAQALGGHMNVHRRDRARLKLAGVAEDGGTDNQIVSDHQSYLIQPCPPQIAALQQAYGVKPSAPSTETNPNLICSVLPRPSRSYVPVAAKRTVWGKQVLSSPLTSLQAYSNGYGKKQVILDAPRLSQDHPKPAERMCSNTELHGERCELKLSVLGCRTRKDFDASDDDEIFQVTCKRRKIDLVASPLVLCSSPGKFQEDDNYDGDDKPSCAKVLKLCPSSPDEELDLELRLGEVPKTK; via the coding sequence ATGATGGATCCAACAAGGTACTGGATGCTGAATAGTCTAAGTGATCAGAAGGAGCCTCTCTTTACCACCGCAATCGCCGTCGGCAGAGGAAGTAGCAGCTCAGCATCCTACTACGAGTCATGGGAGGAACGTGCCTTTGCCGAGGACTCGGCTGGGCCTCTCGGAGGTTGCATCTGGCCGCCGAGGTCCTACACTTGCAGCTTTTGCGGCCGTGAGTTCCGGTCAGCCCAGGCACTCGGTGGGCACATGAACGTGCACAGGAGGGACAGGGCAAGGCTCAAGCTCGCTGGGGTGGCTGAAGATGGTGGAACCGATAACCAAATCGTGTCAGACCATCAAAGCTATTTGATCCAGCCATGCCCTCCTCAAATTGCCGCTTTGCAGCAGGCCTATGGTGTAAAACCTAGCGCTCCTAGCACTGAGACTAACCCTAATCTCATATGCAGTGTTCTTCCGCGTCCTTCTAGATCTTATGTTCCAGTTGCAGCCAAAAGAACTGTTTGGGGAAAACAAGTCTTGAGTAGTCCACTTACCTCCCTTCAAGCTTACAGCAATGGTTATGGTAAGAAACAGGTGATTCTAGATGCTCCTCGATTATCCCAAGATCATCCTAAACCAGCAGAAAGGATGTGTTCTAACACGGAATTGCATGGCGAGAGATGTGAACTAAAGCTTAGTGTTCTTGGTTGCCGTACAAGAAAGGATTTCGATgctagtgatgatgatgagatttTTCAAGTTACTtgcaagagaagaaaaattGATTTGGTGGCATCTCCTTTGGTTCTGTGTTCATCGCCCGGAAAATTTCAAGAAGATGACAACTATGATGGTGATGACAAGCCAAGTTGTGCAAAGGTACTAAAACTTTGTCCTAGCTCCCCGGATGAAGAATTAGATCTTGAGCTTAGGCTCGGAGAAGTGCCAAAAACAAAGTAG